In Bartonella bovis 91-4, the following proteins share a genomic window:
- a CDS encoding penicillin-binding protein 1A encodes MVWAAITSSQANELPDYEVLSLYEPPVMTRVHAADGSLMAEFATKHRLYLPIESIPNLLKEAFISAEDKNFYHHFGLDPEGLFRALINNIINIGSGRRLEGASTITQQVAKNFLLNSEATLERKLKEGILAIRIEKTYSKDHILELYLNEIYLGRGTYGVAAASLTYFNKSVHELTLEECAYLAALPKGPGNYDPFKNTQRAIERRNWVIDRMVANKYITPEQGKQAKERPLGVKVRGSDSYVFAADYFTEEVRRYLMHHYGATTLYEGGLSVRTTLDPHLQLIARRSLQDGLIKFDHSQGWRGAYKHIDVTNDWGIELANITGLSDVPEWNLAVVLSSNADKVEIGLQPQRENSGLLSKERIIAALSIEQSKWALNVIGENNHRTTAHDLSDVLHVGDVIFVEKIPNTNNIYRLQQIPKIEGAIIAMEPHTGRVLAMVGGFSFAESEFNRATQAYRQSGSAFKPFVYAAALDNGYTPASVVLDGPVEIFQGNGQIWQPKNYGGTFAGPSTLRYGIEHSRNLMTVRLAHHMGMSLVAEYAERFGITDKLPPYLSMALGADETTVLRMVTAYSVIANGGHSIKPSFIDRIQDRYGRTIYHHDDRLCENCNVQSWNNQIEPTLIDKREQVLDPMTAYQITSMMEGVVQRGTAARLRYLNRHIAGKTGTTNESKDAWFIGFTPDLVVGVFIGYDQPASLGRTGTGSSLGAPIFGEFMQAALKDKPNVPFKIPKGMILMKINRKTGMLAKADDNDVIFEAFKPGTGPADVYQVIGETNSFQEGVPTVTTSPQVNKALQNGSGGLY; translated from the coding sequence ATGGTATGGGCAGCAATAACGAGTAGTCAAGCTAACGAGCTTCCTGATTATGAAGTTCTTTCGTTGTATGAACCACCTGTGATGACGCGTGTTCATGCAGCTGATGGTAGTCTTATGGCAGAATTTGCCACGAAACATCGTCTCTATTTACCAATCGAATCAATTCCAAATCTTCTTAAAGAAGCTTTTATTTCAGCTGAAGATAAAAATTTTTATCACCATTTTGGTTTAGATCCTGAAGGTCTTTTTAGAGCTTTAATCAACAATATTATTAATATTGGTTCTGGTAGACGCCTAGAAGGGGCATCAACCATTACACAACAAGTTGCTAAAAATTTCCTTTTAAATTCAGAAGCAACACTTGAACGTAAGTTAAAAGAAGGTATTCTTGCGATACGTATTGAGAAGACTTACTCAAAAGATCATATTCTTGAGCTTTATCTTAATGAAATTTATCTTGGTCGTGGTACCTATGGTGTCGCAGCAGCTTCATTGACTTACTTTAATAAATCTGTCCATGAACTTACTTTAGAAGAATGTGCTTATCTAGCTGCTCTTCCTAAGGGGCCAGGAAATTATGATCCATTTAAAAATACACAACGTGCTATTGAACGGCGTAATTGGGTTATAGATCGGATGGTGGCAAATAAATATATAACACCAGAGCAAGGTAAACAGGCTAAAGAAAGACCTTTGGGAGTAAAAGTACGTGGCAGCGATAGTTATGTTTTTGCTGCTGATTATTTTACTGAAGAGGTACGTCGTTATTTAATGCATCACTATGGGGCTACAACACTTTATGAAGGTGGTCTTTCAGTTCGTACAACACTTGATCCGCATTTACAGCTTATTGCGCGGCGTTCCTTGCAAGATGGTTTAATTAAATTTGACCATTCGCAAGGATGGCGTGGAGCTTATAAACATATCGATGTTACAAATGATTGGGGTATAGAGCTTGCAAATATCACTGGACTAAGCGATGTTCCTGAATGGAATTTAGCAGTCGTTTTGTCTTCTAATGCTGATAAAGTAGAAATTGGTTTGCAACCACAGCGTGAAAATTCAGGTTTACTATCAAAAGAGCGGATAATTGCTGCATTATCTATAGAACAATCAAAATGGGCATTGAACGTTATTGGTGAAAATAACCATCGAACAACTGCTCATGATTTATCAGATGTTCTACATGTTGGTGATGTCATTTTCGTTGAAAAAATACCAAATACAAACAACATTTATCGTTTGCAACAAATACCAAAGATTGAAGGTGCGATTATAGCTATGGAGCCTCATACAGGGCGCGTTCTTGCAATGGTTGGAGGTTTTTCTTTCGCTGAATCTGAATTTAATCGTGCAACACAAGCTTATCGCCAATCTGGTTCTGCGTTTAAACCCTTTGTTTATGCAGCAGCGCTAGATAATGGGTATACACCAGCATCAGTAGTCTTAGATGGTCCTGTTGAAATTTTTCAAGGTAATGGTCAAATTTGGCAACCCAAAAATTATGGTGGTACTTTTGCAGGGCCTTCAACATTGCGTTACGGCATTGAACATTCTCGTAACCTTATGACCGTACGGCTTGCTCATCATATGGGAATGTCATTGGTAGCTGAATATGCAGAACGTTTTGGAATTACAGATAAATTGCCGCCTTATCTTTCCATGGCTTTAGGAGCTGACGAAACTACAGTTTTACGGATGGTAACAGCTTATTCAGTTATTGCAAATGGAGGACATTCGATTAAACCTTCTTTTATAGATCGAATTCAAGACCGTTATGGAAGAACTATTTACCATCATGATGATCGTCTTTGTGAAAATTGTAATGTTCAATCATGGAATAATCAAATTGAACCAACATTAATTGACAAACGAGAACAAGTTCTTGATCCTATGACAGCTTATCAAATTACATCAATGATGGAAGGGGTTGTCCAGCGTGGAACTGCTGCACGTTTGCGTTATCTTAATCGGCATATTGCTGGAAAAACAGGTACAACTAATGAATCGAAAGATGCTTGGTTTATAGGATTTACACCTGATCTTGTGGTTGGTGTTTTCATTGGTTATGATCAACCAGCTTCATTAGGACGCACTGGAACGGGAAGTTCATTGGGAGCACCTATTTTTGGTGAGTTTATGCAAGCTGCTCTGAAAGACAAACCAAATGTACCATTTAAGATACCAAAGGGTATGATTTTAATGAAAATTAATCGTAAAACTGGTATGCTCGCTAAAGCTGATGATAATGATGTTATTTTTGAAGCGTTCAAACCAGGAACTGGGCCTGCTGATGTATATCAAGTCATTGGTGAAACCAATTCTTTCCAAGAAGGTGTTCCCACAGTAACTACTTCTCCGCAGGTTAATAAAGCTCTTCAAAATGGTTCTGGTGGGTTATATTAA
- the prfB gene encoding peptide chain release factor 2 (programmed frameshift): MRVEIESLVDEIQQAIKLLRRHLDWDQSLKRLEYLNQKAENPSLWNDTQQAQNMMRERQCLEDSINDIQLFTQTLEECIELIAMGEEESDEEIITDAENTIRKLKSEIDKRQIDLLLSGEADSNDTYLEIHAGAGGTESQDWASMLLRMYIRWAEQHKMKVEVLEIHDGEEAGIKSATILVKGHNAYGMLKTESGVHRLVRISPFDSNARRHTSFASVWVYSVVDDNIEIDISESDIRIDTYRASGAGGQHVNTTDSAVRITHIKTGIVVQCQIERSQHKNRATAWSMLRARLYEEELKKREAENNAIEASKTEIGWGHQIRSYVLQPYQLVKDLRTGIENTDPQTVLNGNLDMFIEAALAQRIYKKEPIIEKTE, encoded by the exons GTGCGAGTAGAAATAGAGTCATTAGTTGATGAAATCCAACAAGCTATTAAATTGCTAAGGAGGCATCTT GACTGGGATCAGTCATTAAAACGTCTCGAATATCTTAATCAAAAAGCTGAAAATCCGTCACTTTGGAATGATACACAGCAAGCACAAAATATGATGCGTGAGCGTCAATGTCTTGAAGATTCAATAAATGATATTCAATTATTTACGCAAACACTTGAGGAATGTATTGAATTAATCGCAATGGGTGAAGAGGAAAGTGATGAAGAAATTATCACTGATGCAGAAAATACAATACGTAAACTTAAAAGTGAGATAGATAAACGACAAATTGATCTTCTTCTTTCAGGAGAAGCAGATTCAAATGATACTTATTTAGAGATTCATGCTGGAGCAGGGGGGACAGAAAGCCAAGATTGGGCTTCTATGCTTTTACGCATGTATATCCGCTGGGCTGAACAGCATAAAATGAAAGTTGAGGTATTAGAAATTCATGATGGAGAAGAAGCTGGTATAAAATCAGCTACGATTCTTGTAAAAGGGCATAATGCTTATGGTATGTTAAAAACAGAATCAGGTGTTCATCGCCTGGTACGTATTTCACCTTTTGATTCGAATGCAAGACGTCATACTTCTTTTGCAAGTGTTTGGGTTTATTCCGTTGTTGATGATAATATTGAAATTGATATCTCAGAGTCAGATATTCGTATTGATACCTACCGTGCATCAGGAGCTGGAGGACAACATGTCAATACAACAGATTCTGCGGTCCGTATTACTCACATAAAAACGGGTATTGTTGTTCAATGTCAAATAGAGCGTTCTCAGCATAAAAATAGGGCAACAGCTTGGTCTATGTTGCGCGCACGTCTCTACGAGGAAGAACTTAAAAAGCGTGAAGCAGAAAACAATGCTATTGAAGCTTCTAAAACGGAAATTGGATGGGGGCATCAAATTAGATCTTATGTTCTTCAACCCTATCAGCTTGTTAAAGATTTACGTACAGGTATTGAAAATACTGATCCACAAACTGTCCTTAATGGTAATTTAGATATGTTTATAGAAGCAGCGCTTGCTCAACGGATTTACAAAAAAGAACCCATAATTGAAAAAACTGAGTAA
- a CDS encoding peroxiredoxin, which translates to MTRPTKGDIAPDFDLPRDGGGQLCLSDFRGKPVVLYFYPKDDTSGCTSEAIDFTRLKIEFDKIGVIIIGMSPDNVGKHDKFKAKHGLDIILVSDEQKVALEAYGVWVEKSMYGRKYMGVERSTFLIDSTGKIAEEWRKVNVPGHAENVLIAARTLCNNDC; encoded by the coding sequence ATGACAAGACCAACAAAAGGTGATATCGCCCCAGATTTTGACTTGCCACGTGATGGTGGAGGGCAGTTATGTCTTTCTGATTTTCGAGGCAAACCAGTTGTCTTATATTTTTATCCAAAAGATGATACAAGTGGGTGTACAAGTGAAGCAATTGATTTTACGCGATTAAAAATAGAATTTGATAAAATAGGGGTTATCATTATTGGAATGTCTCCAGATAATGTTGGCAAACATGATAAATTCAAAGCAAAACATGGACTTGATATCATCCTTGTTTCAGATGAGCAAAAGGTTGCACTTGAAGCTTACGGTGTTTGGGTTGAAAAGAGCATGTATGGACGCAAATATATGGGTGTCGAACGGAGCACCTTTCTCATTGATTCAACAGGAAAAATAGCAGAAGAATGGCGTAAAGTTAATGTACCTGGACATGCCGAAAATGTTTTAATCGCCGCACGTACATTGTGTAATAATGATTGCTAA
- the tyrS gene encoding tyrosine--tRNA ligase, which yields MFAFKSEFLHIMSERGFIHQISDEKGLDDLFSKEIVTAYIGFDPTALSLHAGSLLQIMMLHWLQKTGHRPIVLMGGGTGIIGDPSFKDETRRLLTQDDIAKNIVGIEKVFANYLTFGDGKTGACIVNNAEWLCDLKYLEFLRDIGKHFSVNRMLSFDSVKLRLERENFLSFLEFNYMILQAYDFVELNKRYGLRVQMGGSDQWGNIINGIELGHRLGAPQLYALTSPLLTTSSGVKMGKSLNGAIWLNSDMLSPYQFWQYWRNTEDADVIPFLKLYTTLPMNEIARLSMLQGSEINEAKKILATEITAMLHGQALANAAAETARKTFEERILADNLPTIKVSATELKIGTGLLSLLVQTGLAKSNSEARRHVQGGGVRVNDKIVEDETRLIVDNDVNATGMIKLSFGKKKHVLVKPL from the coding sequence ATGTTTGCTTTTAAATCCGAGTTTTTACATATTATGAGCGAACGTGGTTTTATCCATCAAATTTCCGATGAAAAAGGCTTAGATGATCTTTTTTCAAAAGAGATTGTGACTGCTTATATTGGATTTGATCCCACTGCTTTAAGTCTTCATGCCGGAAGTCTTCTTCAAATTATGATGCTTCATTGGCTGCAAAAGACAGGTCATCGTCCCATTGTTTTAATGGGGGGTGGAACAGGTATAATCGGTGATCCCTCTTTTAAAGATGAAACGCGACGTCTTTTAACACAAGATGATATTGCTAAAAATATCGTTGGCATTGAGAAAGTTTTTGCTAATTATTTGACATTTGGTGATGGAAAAACTGGTGCGTGCATTGTCAATAATGCTGAATGGTTGTGCGATTTAAAGTACCTAGAATTTTTGCGCGATATAGGAAAACATTTTTCAGTCAACCGTATGTTATCATTTGATTCTGTTAAACTCAGACTTGAACGTGAGAATTTTTTGTCATTCCTCGAATTTAACTATATGATTTTGCAAGCGTATGATTTTGTTGAACTTAATAAGCGTTATGGATTGCGTGTGCAAATGGGTGGTTCAGATCAATGGGGTAATATCATTAACGGCATTGAATTAGGACATCGCTTGGGAGCACCGCAGTTATATGCATTAACCTCACCCCTACTTACAACTTCTTCTGGTGTAAAGATGGGTAAGTCATTAAATGGTGCAATATGGCTTAATTCAGATATGCTTTCGCCTTATCAATTTTGGCAATATTGGCGCAATACAGAGGATGCTGATGTTATACCGTTTTTAAAATTGTATACGACATTGCCAATGAATGAAATTGCCAGACTTTCCATGTTACAAGGTAGCGAAATTAATGAAGCAAAAAAGATTCTTGCGACAGAAATTACAGCCATGTTACATGGGCAAGCTCTTGCCAATGCAGCTGCAGAAACCGCACGTAAGACTTTTGAAGAAAGAATACTTGCAGATAATCTTCCAACTATTAAAGTCAGTGCTACAGAATTGAAAATAGGCACTGGGTTGCTTTCTCTTTTAGTACAAACAGGATTAGCTAAATCCAATAGTGAGGCACGCCGACATGTTCAAGGTGGTGGTGTACGTGTGAATGATAAAATTGTTGAAGATGAAACGCGTCTTATTGTGGACAATGATGTTAACGCGACAGGAATGATTAAGCTTTCCTTTGGTAAGAAGAAACATGTTTTAGTTAAGCCGCTATAG
- a CDS encoding alpha/beta hydrolase: MPEIIFNGPAGRLEGRYQPSQQKNAPIAIILHPHPQFGGTMNNKIVYDLFYMFQQRGFITLRFNFRGIGRSQGEFDYGTGELSDAAAALDWVQTQHPDSKNCWVAGYSFGAWIGMQLLMRRPEIESFISVAPQPNIYDFSFLAPCPSSGLIIHGDIDKVAPPKDVQALVDKLKTQKSITITQETLEGANHFFSGCHKELIERCSQYLDNHLTDELSGCSREILALS, encoded by the coding sequence ATGCCAGAAATCATTTTTAACGGTCCTGCAGGTCGTCTTGAAGGGCGTTATCAACCTTCGCAACAAAAAAATGCACCAATTGCAATTATTCTGCATCCTCATCCTCAATTTGGTGGAACAATGAATAATAAAATCGTTTATGATTTATTTTATATGTTTCAACAGCGCGGATTTATTACTTTACGTTTCAATTTTCGTGGTATTGGTCGAAGCCAAGGTGAGTTTGATTATGGAACGGGAGAGCTTTCAGATGCTGCTGCGGCACTTGATTGGGTGCAAACACAACACCCTGATTCCAAAAATTGTTGGGTAGCGGGATATTCGTTTGGTGCGTGGATTGGTATGCAACTTTTAATGCGTCGACCAGAAATTGAGAGCTTTATATCCGTTGCTCCTCAACCTAATATTTATGATTTTTCATTTCTTGCCCCTTGTCCTTCTTCTGGTCTTATAATTCATGGTGATATCGATAAAGTTGCTCCTCCAAAAGATGTTCAAGCTCTTGTAGATAAACTGAAGACACAAAAAAGTATTACTATTACACAAGAAACACTAGAAGGTGCTAACCACTTTTTTAGTGGATGTCATAAAGAGCTTATTGAACGATGCTCACAATATTTAGACAATCATCTTACGGACGAGTTGTCAGGTTGTTCACGTGAAATATTGGCACTTTCTTGA
- a CDS encoding cysteine desulfurase family protein, with protein sequence MAVKRRYFDHNATTPLTKKAQIALLESLEIFGNPSSVHAEGRAAKALLQKARRQIASRLHANPNHIIFTSGASEAAMTLLTPFYNMGYSKVQFSHLYIGASEHPSIAQGGRFSKELISVVAVDHNGLIQQDNLKFLLASHDNTKGLPLVAIQAANGETGVVQKMKEIAAIVRNAGGILIVDLVQYVDKNPIEINQFGGDFFILSAHKIGGPKGIGAFVSCGNLLMPQPLIIAGGQEKGLRGGTEALPLVASFGAAMSDPFTQEEIEKLLYLRDKLENGLQQISNDVKIFGKHVQRLPNTTYFSVQNIKAETMQISFDLAGFAVSAGSACSSGKVKQSKILEAMGHHIPNGAIRVSTGRCTTSQDIDDFLLVFSQIISNSKN encoded by the coding sequence ATGGCCGTAAAACGCCGGTATTTTGATCATAATGCAACAACACCGCTCACAAAAAAAGCGCAAATAGCATTACTTGAATCTTTAGAAATATTTGGTAATCCATCATCTGTTCATGCAGAAGGTCGCGCTGCTAAAGCTTTATTGCAAAAAGCACGTCGGCAAATTGCCAGTAGACTTCATGCAAACCCAAATCACATCATATTCACATCTGGTGCAAGTGAAGCAGCGATGACATTATTAACCCCTTTTTATAACATGGGGTATTCTAAAGTTCAATTTTCTCACCTTTATATTGGTGCAAGTGAACATCCATCTATTGCGCAAGGGGGGCGTTTTTCTAAAGAATTGATCAGTGTAGTTGCAGTTGATCACAATGGTTTAATTCAACAGGACAATTTAAAATTTTTATTGGCTTCTCACGATAATACAAAAGGTTTACCCCTTGTTGCTATTCAAGCAGCTAATGGTGAAACTGGTGTTGTTCAAAAAATGAAAGAAATAGCTGCTATTGTCCGAAATGCTGGAGGTATTCTTATCGTTGATTTGGTGCAATATGTGGATAAAAATCCTATTGAAATCAATCAGTTCGGTGGTGATTTTTTTATACTATCAGCCCATAAGATCGGTGGACCTAAAGGGATTGGTGCTTTTGTTTCATGCGGAAACCTTCTCATGCCTCAACCCCTTATTATTGCTGGTGGACAAGAAAAAGGACTGCGTGGTGGAACAGAAGCGTTACCGCTTGTTGCTTCTTTTGGAGCCGCAATGAGCGATCCCTTTACACAAGAAGAGATAGAAAAACTACTTTATTTACGTGATAAATTAGAAAATGGTCTCCAACAAATTAGTAATGATGTTAAGATTTTTGGTAAACACGTTCAACGTTTGCCTAATACCACTTATTTTTCTGTACAAAATATAAAAGCAGAAACAATGCAAATTAGTTTTGATTTGGCAGGATTTGCTGTATCAGCAGGTTCTGCTTGTTCTTCAGGGAAAGTCAAACAAAGTAAAATCTTAGAAGCAATGGGGCACCATATTCCTAACGGTGCAATTCGTGTTTCCACAGGACGCTGCACAACTTCTCAAGACATTGATGATTTTTTATTGGTTTTTTCTCAAATAATAAGTAATAGTAAAAATTAA
- the sufB gene encoding Fe-S cluster assembly protein SufB → MPAVQETIRQVREIDVDQYKYGFKTNIKTDKAPKGLNENIIRFISAKKHEPEWMLTWRLQAFHRWIAMEEPHWARIEYPKINFQEFYYYAAPKNHTGPKSLDEVDPELLATYEKLGIPLKEQEILAGVRKQADRSPLNDNTYGSGQVAVDAVFDSVSIVTTFKKELARAGVIFCSISEAIIEHPTFIKEYLGTVVPTGDNYYAALNSAVFTDGSFVYIPKGVRCPMELSTYFRINERNTGQFERTLIIADEDSYVSYLEGCTAPQRDENQLHAAVVELVALKNAEIKYSTVQNWYPGDKEGKGGIYNFVTKRGDCREDNSKISWTQVETGSAITWKYPSCLLRGDNSRGEFYSIAVANGHQQIDSGTKMIHLGQNTSSRIISKGISAGFSNNTYRGQVTAHRKAKNARNFTQCDSLLIGNNCGAHTVPYIEAKNATAQLEHEATTSKISDDQLFYVMQRGILEEEAIALIVNGFVKEVIQKLPMEFAVEAQKLIAISLEGSVG, encoded by the coding sequence ATGCCGGCAGTACAAGAGACGATACGCCAGGTACGTGAGATAGACGTTGACCAATATAAATATGGCTTTAAAACCAACATTAAAACAGATAAAGCACCAAAAGGCTTAAATGAAAATATTATTCGATTTATTTCTGCAAAAAAACATGAACCTGAATGGATGCTGACATGGCGTTTACAAGCTTTTCATCGCTGGATTGCAATGGAAGAGCCTCATTGGGCGCGTATTGAATATCCAAAAATTAATTTTCAAGAATTTTATTATTACGCTGCTCCTAAAAATCATACAGGACCAAAATCTTTAGATGAAGTTGATCCTGAGTTATTAGCAACGTACGAAAAGCTTGGTATTCCTCTCAAAGAACAGGAAATCTTGGCAGGAGTAAGAAAACAAGCTGATCGCTCTCCTCTTAATGACAATACTTACGGATCAGGACAAGTGGCCGTTGATGCAGTCTTTGACTCCGTTTCTATTGTGACGACATTTAAAAAAGAATTAGCACGTGCCGGTGTTATTTTTTGTTCTATTTCAGAAGCAATTATTGAACATCCTACCTTTATTAAAGAATATTTAGGGACAGTTGTGCCAACTGGTGATAATTATTATGCTGCTTTAAATTCTGCTGTCTTCACAGATGGTTCATTTGTTTACATTCCTAAAGGGGTTCGTTGCCCTATGGAACTTTCAACCTATTTTAGGATTAATGAACGCAATACAGGCCAATTTGAACGAACATTGATTATTGCAGATGAAGATTCCTATGTTTCTTATCTTGAAGGATGTACAGCACCTCAACGCGACGAAAATCAACTTCACGCTGCTGTTGTTGAACTTGTTGCACTTAAAAATGCGGAAATTAAATATTCTACAGTACAAAATTGGTACCCTGGTGATAAAGAAGGGAAGGGGGGTATTTACAACTTTGTAACTAAACGTGGAGATTGTCGGGAAGACAATTCCAAAATTTCATGGACACAGGTTGAGACTGGTTCCGCAATTACTTGGAAATATCCGTCTTGTTTGTTACGTGGTGACAATTCACGTGGAGAATTCTATTCTATTGCTGTTGCAAATGGTCATCAACAAATCGATTCCGGTACTAAAATGATCCATTTGGGCCAAAATACATCAAGTCGTATTATCTCTAAAGGCATCTCTGCCGGTTTTTCAAATAATACTTACCGGGGCCAAGTTACTGCGCATAGAAAAGCAAAAAATGCACGTAATTTTACTCAATGTGATAGCTTACTAATTGGAAACAACTGTGGTGCTCATACAGTCCCTTATATTGAAGCAAAAAATGCAACAGCTCAACTTGAACATGAAGCAACAACATCTAAAATTTCTGATGATCAGCTTTTTTACGTTATGCAGAGGGGAATTCTTGAAGAAGAAGCTATCGCATTAATTGTTAATGGTTTTGTAAAAGAAGTCATTCAAAAACTTCCAATGGAGTTTGCTGTTGAAGCGCAAAAACTCATCGCTATCAGCCTTGAAGGTAGTGTAGGCTAA
- the sufC gene encoding Fe-S cluster assembly ATPase SufC, producing MLEIKNLHARIVGTNTEIIRGLNLTVQNGEVAAIMGQNGAGKSTLSYVLAGHNDYEVTEGDILYNGQSILEMDPAERAVYGIFLAFQYPMEIPGVATMEFLKVAINSQRKARGDEELKIPEFIKRIKEIASKLEIDMAMLKRPLNVGFSGGEKKRAEILQMALLEPTLCILDETDSGLDIDALKIVANGVNKFRNLERSFLVITHYQRLLDYIVPDTVHVLYQGRIIKSGDKTLALYLEQNGYADIISKTA from the coding sequence ATGTTAGAAATAAAAAATTTACATGCCCGTATTGTTGGAACCAATACAGAAATTATTCGCGGTTTAAACCTAACTGTTCAAAACGGTGAAGTTGCAGCCATTATGGGGCAAAATGGAGCAGGAAAATCTACTTTATCTTATGTGCTTGCTGGCCATAATGACTATGAAGTGACAGAAGGCGATATTCTTTATAATGGGCAATCTATTTTAGAAATGGACCCAGCAGAACGTGCAGTATATGGCATTTTTTTGGCATTCCAATATCCAATGGAAATACCTGGTGTTGCAACAATGGAATTTTTAAAAGTTGCAATAAACTCTCAGCGTAAAGCTCGTGGTGATGAAGAACTTAAAATTCCTGAATTTATCAAGCGCATAAAAGAAATTGCCTCTAAACTTGAAATAGATATGGCCATGCTCAAGCGCCCATTGAACGTTGGCTTTTCTGGTGGAGAAAAAAAGCGAGCTGAAATTCTTCAAATGGCTTTGCTTGAACCTACTCTTTGTATTCTAGATGAAACAGATTCTGGCTTAGATATTGACGCGCTAAAAATTGTTGCTAATGGCGTTAATAAATTTCGCAATTTAGAGCGCTCATTTTTGGTCATTACTCACTATCAGCGTTTGCTTGATTATATTGTTCCAGATACAGTACATGTCCTTTATCAAGGTCGCATTATTAAAAGTGGAGATAAAACACTAGCGCTTTATCTAGAACAAAATGGATATGCTGACATCATCAGTAAAACAGCTTGA
- the sufD gene encoding Fe-S cluster assembly protein SufD: MSMNVQQKLIAVEQDIINKFIQRIDHLPGNRAVQAIRKQAIELFQKIGLPSRKIENWHYTNLRTLLKSISDFSEINNEQLIDALLSENVVFSIENGKIRTPSKIAGVTVESLADALKENRAKINQVTTDKDFIAQLNTAFVTDGWLFQIPENTKLNNPIELQNIQMDGQSHTFSKIKIGKNSQAMIIERQIGGNKDTFVSSIFSLHVAAHSNVAWILIRDRGFDSTQFSQFRAVLDKNAQLMLYVINIGSQLNRQEIDIELQGQESNFQLRAMNLLSEQTHSDLTMTVRHIEEKSTSTEIIRNVVTDKAHGAFQGMIHVAQKAQNTDARMACNSLILSDDAEFNAKPELEIFADNVACGHGATVAKINHEYLFYLMARGIPLKIARELLVKGFVSELIDEIKQDNIRVILDDIIGEWLKKNI, from the coding sequence ATGAGTATGAACGTACAGCAAAAATTGATAGCTGTCGAACAAGATATTATCAATAAGTTTATCCAGCGTATTGATCATTTACCTGGCAACAGGGCAGTACAAGCAATACGTAAGCAGGCCATTGAATTATTTCAAAAAATAGGGCTTCCTTCCCGTAAAATTGAAAATTGGCATTATACTAATTTGCGTACTTTATTAAAATCTATTAGTGACTTTTCAGAAATAAACAATGAACAACTGATTGATGCATTACTTTCAGAAAATGTTGTCTTTTCTATTGAAAATGGCAAAATACGTACGCCATCAAAAATAGCAGGTGTCACAGTAGAAAGTCTTGCAGATGCATTGAAAGAAAATCGTGCAAAAATAAATCAAGTCACGACAGATAAAGATTTTATTGCACAATTAAATACGGCTTTTGTCACAGATGGTTGGCTTTTTCAGATTCCTGAAAATACAAAATTAAATAATCCAATTGAATTACAAAATATTCAAATGGATGGACAGTCACATACTTTTTCAAAGATTAAAATTGGCAAAAATAGCCAAGCTATGATTATTGAGCGTCAAATTGGTGGCAATAAAGATACTTTCGTCAGCTCGATATTTTCATTACATGTTGCAGCACATAGTAATGTTGCGTGGATTCTTATCCGAGATCGAGGTTTTGATTCTACACAATTTAGTCAATTTCGTGCAGTGCTTGATAAAAATGCTCAATTAATGCTTTACGTGATTAATATAGGTAGCCAACTTAATCGCCAAGAAATTGATATTGAATTGCAAGGACAAGAATCTAATTTTCAACTACGGGCAATGAATTTATTATCAGAACAAACGCACAGCGATCTTACAATGACTGTTCGTCATATTGAAGAAAAATCAACTTCTACAGAAATTATACGTAATGTTGTCACAGATAAGGCGCATGGTGCTTTCCAAGGAATGATACATGTTGCACAAAAAGCCCAAAATACAGATGCACGCATGGCTTGCAATAGCCTTATTCTTTCTGATGATGCAGAATTTAATGCAAAGCCTGAACTAGAAATTTTTGCTGATAATGTTGCATGTGGTCACGGTGCGACAGTTGCTAAAATTAATCATGAATATCTTTTTTACCTAATGGCACGTGGTATCCCTCTTAAAATTGCTCGCGAACTTTTAGTTAAAGGATTCGTTTCTGAATTAATTGATGAAATTAAGCAAGATAATATTCGAGTTATTTTGGATGATATCATTGGTGAGTGGTTAAAAAAGAATATTTAA